A single Apostichopus japonicus isolate 1M-3 chromosome 11, ASM3797524v1, whole genome shotgun sequence DNA region contains:
- the LOC139976163 gene encoding uncharacterized protein, protein MKTRGKRDTDVPNYEQDHPGLEKKFISERIGYGVFATQSIENGEFLLQYKGERITTEEAEEREVDYINRQLRHCYQYFYSDRGKTLCIDATHVKKSLGKFVNDEKPQKANCRMKKIIHNEEVILCLFSTKEINIGDEIRYDYGLKNLPWRTDKDGKSTQQEVQDKTEDKLDIECCEQLPSMMVLNTTLHREDDEEIVEGSSNEMLRDVGCSKEDQACEQNNNAKDHSQQEILTTAKDPKEETGDKPDKDGWEQLNNMAMHNTALQREDDEEMVEVSSIEDSGDKISDQACKQNTNAKDHSQQEILTTAKDPKEETGDKPDKDGWEQLTNMAMHNTALQREDDEEMVEVSSIEDSGDKISDQACKQNTNAKDHSQQEILTTAKDPKEETGDKPDKDGWEQLTNMAMHNTALQREDDEEMVEVSSIEDSGDKISDQACKQNTNAEDHLQQEKLTAAGYTKEETGNKPDKEDREQLPDMAMHNTARRREDDEEMVEGSPIEECGDWKANKAIEQKPNAEDNSQQNQTLDTRSDLEKELAKIRSILRDTQVFPIMAAEVDCETALLSDIESTHEYEVADDMSDASEHEADSDYHPDPGDSDKNSDLEKDDDTCDLPKDVPGTSGTCYNKVIDAKMDAGYCEDNSSGCEREQLDDEEQEEEEVHVKCAQRKQTEKGSKRVYDKRNACLFCGKLLKVVIGRHYLSQHKDEVAVAQIMALPVGSRERKVKLDLLRNKGNFFHNEEVIQTQTGEIILMRRPSTGAYFDLDDYGPCPQCLGYVSKDDLWRHVRYRCIAKESESKGESKKRSRVRMESDILMKRYNGASDKLKRMVLSSMKRDELFNVLSNDILILEYGNQVLRNQQTRKHIVSQKMRALASVLLELRKSDPNGGQNISDFIKPSKFDMVVEAVEKRCAIVENDNGGNCQYKFPSFAIKSGHDLVWITRIKRSQAIRQGDAKAEEEANRYLQLHQAEWHVKVASAAASTLNVRKCEKVVSLPSASDLKKVSEHTRSQIKSLTSKLMSAKPEFRDYRLLQKMTLARLIVFNKRRPAEMAKLPVASILNRPQWEKCQIDELAHNLNALEKELSKRYQLVKIVGKRGRPVAVIIPPECSESLKLIIDQRESFGIPAGNPYVFARSTSASFLDGGECLSEVITGLDLEAPETIKSTKMRQYAATVSQVLSLGSQEVEWLASHLGHDVAIHKQYYRLQESTVELCKVSKLLLAMDRGKVSNLRGKTLDEISVDDIPVFEDEQIEESVAMHQLEGDNHSDEEGKQSHHDPPVLENTSSDNHSDDERGIQGSQDQLVLENTSSGKRFFRKQKKKVPWTAEEKKTIFKHFQKNIKQGKNPGRDACRSAVEKFPCLARRTPDNVKDYVRNQIVRLAKGI, encoded by the exons ATGAAGACTCGTGGAAAGAGG GATACAGATGTACCCAACTATGAGCAGGATCACCCTGGTCTTGAGAAGAAGTTCATCAGTGAAAGGATTG gaTATGGAGTGTTTGCAACACAATCAATTGAGAATGGGGAGTTCTTGCTGCAGTACAAGGGGGAGAGAATTACAACAGAAGAGGCAGAGGAAAGGGAGGTTGATTACATAAATCGTCAGCTGAGGCACTGCTATCAGTATTTTTATTCTGATAGAGGCAAGACATTATG CATTGATGCAACCCATGTGAAAAAGTCACTTGGAAAATTTGTCAATGATGAAAAACcccaaaaagcaaactgcagaaTGAAGAAGATAATTCACAATGAGGAAGTTATTCTTTGCTTGTTTTCAACAAAGGAAATTAATATTGGTGACGAGATACGGTATGACTATGGTTTAAAAAATCTTCCTTGGCGAACAGACAAGGATGGCAAGAGTACCCAACAGGAAGTTCAGGACAAAACTGAAGACAAACTGGATATAGAGTGTTGTGAACAATTACCTAGTATGATGGTGCTCAACACAACTCTTCACAGGGAAGATGATGAGGAAATTGTTGAGGGATCTTCCAATGAGATGTTGAGAGATGTTGGTTGCAGTAAAGAAGATCAAGCTTGTGAACAGAATAATAATGCAAAAGACCACTCACAGCAAGAAATACTGACCACTGCTAAAGACCCTAAAGAAGAAACTGGTGACAAACCTGATAAAGATGGTTGGGAACAGTTAAACAACATGGCGATGCATAATACAGCACTTCAGAGAGAGGATGATGAGGAAATGGTTGAGGTATCTTCCATTGAAGATAGTGGTGACAAAATTTCAGATCAAGCTTGTAAGCAGAATACTAATGCAAAAGACCACTCACAGCAAGAAATACTGACCACTGCTAAAGACCCTAAAGAAGAAACTGGTGACAAACCTGATAAAGATGGTTGGGAACAGTTAACCAACATGGCGATGCATAATACAGCACTTCAGAGAGAGGATGATGAGGAAATGGTTGAGGTATCTTCCATTGAAGATAGTGGTGACAAAATTTCAGATCAAGCTTGTAAGCAGAATACTAATGCAAAAGACCACTCACAGCAAGAAATACTGACCACTGCTAAAGACCCTAAAGAAGAAACTGGTGACAAACCTGATAAAGATGGTTGGGAACAGTTAACCAACATGGCGATGCATAATACAGCACTTCAGAGAGAGGATGATGAGGAAATGGTTGAGGTATCTTCCATTGAAGATAGTGGTGACAAAATTTCAGATCAAGCTTGTAAGCAGAATACTAATGCAGAGGACCACTTACAGCAAGAAAAATTGACCGCTGCTGGATACACAAAAGAAGAAACTGGTAACAAACCTGATAAAGAGGATAGGGAACAATTACCTGACATGGCGATGCATAATACAGCACGTCGGAGAGAAGATGATGAGGAAATGGTTGAGGGATCTCCCATTGAAGAATGTGGTGACTGGAAAGCAAATAAAGCTATTGAACAGAAACCTAATGCAGAGGACAACTCACAGCAAAATCAGACATTAGACACTAGGTCTGATCTGGAGAAGGAACTTGCTAAGATAAGATCCATTCTTAGAGATACACAAGTGTTTCCTATTATGGCAGCAGAGGTAGACTGTGAAACAGCCCTATTAAGTGATATTGAAAGTACTCATGAATATGAAGTTGCTGATGACATGAGTGATGCTTCTGAACATGAAGCCGATTCAGATTATCATCCAGACCCTGGTGATTCAGATAAGAACAGTGATCTTGAAAAGGATGATGACACATGTGACTTACCCAAAGATGTCCCTGGGACTTCAGGGACATGTTACAATAAAGTGATTGATGCTAAAATGGATGCAGGCTACTGTGAAGACAATTCATCAGGTTGTGAACGGGAGCAGTTGGATGATGAAGAACAGGAGGAAGAAGAAGTCCATGTCAAATGTGCTCAAAGGAAACAAACAGAGAAAGGTTCCAAACGAGTCTACGATAAAAGAAATGCATGCTTGTTTTGTGGGAAGTTGTTAAAAGTTGTTATCGgtcgacactatctaagtcaACATAAAGATGAAGTTGCTGTTGCACAGATAATGGCACTGCCTGTGGGATCAAGGGAGCGGAAAGTTAAACTAGACCTTCTGCGAAACAAAGgaaatttctttcacaatgaAGAAGTGATACAAACACAGACTGGAGAGATAATTTTGATGCGAAGACCATCAACTGGAGCCTACTTTGACTTGGATGATTACGGCCCCTGTCCACAGTGTTTGGGATATGTTAGTAAGGATGATTTGTGGAGGCATGTGCGGTATAGATGCATTGCCAAAGAATCAGAATCCAAGGGAGAAAGTAAAAAGAGATCACGAGTTCGCATGGAAAGTGACATCCTTATGAAACGGTACAACGGAGCAAGTGACAAATTGAAAAGAATGGTCTTATCTTCAATGAAGAGAGATGAGCTGTTTAATGTTCTTAGCAATGACATACTCATACTTGAATATGGAAACCAAGTGCTTCGCAACCAGCAAACCAGAAAGCATATTGTGTCCCAAAAAATGAGAGCACTTGCTAGTGTCTTACTAGAACTAAGGAAATCTGATCCTAATGGTGGCCAGAACATCAGTGATTTCATAAAACCATCCAAGTTTGATATGGTAGTTGAGGCAGTGGAAAAAAGATGTGCCATAGTTGAAAATGATAATGGTGGAAATTGTCAGTATAAGTTTCCATCATTCGCTATAAAGTCAGGGCATGACTTGGTCTGGATCACAAGAATCAAGCGTAGCCAGGCAATAAGGCAAGGTGATGCTAAAGCTGAAGAAGAAGCAAACAGATATTTGCAACTTCATCAAGCAGAATGGCATGTGAAAGTTGCTTCAGCAGCTGCTTCCACATTGAATGTAAGAAAGTGTGAAAAAGTAGTCAGCCTCCCAAGTGCTTCTGATCTGAAGAAAGTTTCTGAGCACACACGATCTCAGATTAAAAGTTTGACCAGTAAACTGATGAGTGCTAAACCTGAGTTCAGAGATTATCGTCTATTGCAGAAAATGACCCTAGCAAGACTGATCGTCTTTAACAAACGCAGACCAGCTGAAATGGCAAAATTGCCTGTAGCTTCCATCTTAAACCGGCCGCAGTGGGAGAAATGTCAGATTGATGAATTAGCTCATAATCTAAATGCTTTGGAGAAAGAGCTGTCTAAGCGGTACCAGCTAGTTAAAATTGTGGGAAAACGTGGCCGTCCAGTCGCAGTTATTATTCCACCAGAATGTTCTGAATCTCTTAAGTTGATCATTGATCAAAGGGAATCATTTGGCATACCAGCCGGCAACCCCTATGTGTTTGCTAGGTCTACTTCAGCATCATTTCTTGATGGAGGAGAGTGCCTTTCTGAAGTAATTACTGGTCTGGATTTAGAAGCACCAGAGACCATAAAGAGCACCAAAATGAGACAGTATGCTGCAACTGTCTCACAAGTCTTAAGTCTTGGTAGTCAGGAGGTAGAGTGGCTGGCAAGCCACCTTGGTCATGATGTGGCAATTCACAAGCAATATTATAGACTCCAGGAGTCAACAGTTGAACTGTGCAAAGTTTCCAAATTGCTCCTTGCCATGGATCGAGGCAAAGTTTCTAACTTAAGAGGAAAGACGTTGGATGAAATCAGTGTTGAtg ACATTCCTGTGTTTGAAGATGAACAAATTGAAGAATCTGTTGCAATGCATCAGCTTGAGGGTG ATAACCATTCAGATGAGGAGGGGAAGCAGAGCCATCATGATCCACCTGTACTGGAAAACACTTCCTCTG ATAACCATTCAGATGATGAAAGGGGAATACAGGGCTCTCAAGATCAATTGGTACTGGAAAACACCTCATCTG GTAAACGATTTTTccgaaagcaaaagaaaaaagtcCCTTGGACAGCTGAGGAAAAAAAGACCATCTTCAAGCATTTTCAAAAGAACATAAAGCAAGGAAAAAACCCTGGCAGAGATGCCTGCAGGTCTGCTGTTGAAAAATTTCCATGTCTTGCCAGAAGGACTCCTGACAACGTAAAAGACTATGTCCGGAACCAAATTGTAAGATTGGCAAAAGGAATTTAA